A genomic segment from Nicotiana tabacum cultivar K326 chromosome 7, ASM71507v2, whole genome shotgun sequence encodes:
- the LOC107761658 gene encoding acyl-CoA-binding domain-containing protein 4 has translation MAAMARVSSGLAYPERFYAAAAYAGFDGSPDSSTKGVSSKFSNDGVLLLYALYQQATVGPCKIRKPRSWSPVEQSKWTSWNGLGNMASTEAMRLFVKILEEEDPGWYSRASNFVSEPAVQVEKNNDTIAEPVTENGIVLLETKTIPAENGNLSEPQDKDVVSEGFGTVGVYDQWVAPPISGPRPKARYEHGAAVIDDKMYIFGGNHNGRYLSDLQALDLRSWTWSKVEVKTAGEASQVQVAPFAGHSLIPWEGNKLISVGGHTKDPAETMQVKVFDLPARTWSTLKTYGKPPLSRGGHSVTLAGTSLVIFGGQDANRSLLNDLHILDLETMTWDEMGTLGVPPSPRSDHAAAVHAERYLLIFGGGSHATCFNDLHVLDLQTMEWSRPTQQGEIPSPRAGHAGVTVGENWFITGGGNNKSGVSETVVLNMSTLGWSIVTTVQGRVPLASEGLSLVLCSYNSEDILVSFGGYNGRYSNEVNVLKPSHKSTLQSKMMETPVPDSVSAVQNATHATRDLESETVTGQEGNIREISVDNIESEPMVSKVEETSERLLAALKAEKEELESSLSKEKLQTLQLKQDLTDAEARNTDLYKELQSVRGQLAADQSRCFKLEVDVAELKQKLQSLESLKKELELLQRQKAASEQALNEKRRQSSGGVWGWIAGTPPDQQDDA, from the exons ATGGCGGCGATGGCGAGGGTAAGCTCTGGCCTCGCGTATCCGGAGCGATTCTATGCAGCGGCAGCCTATGCTGGTTTTGATGGATCTCCCGATTCCTCTACTAAAGGTGTCAGCTCCAAGTTCTCCAACGACGGTGTTCTTCTACTTTATGCCCTCTATCAACAG GCAACTGTAGGACCTTGTAAGATTCGTAAGCCTAGAAGTTGGAGTCCAGTAGAACAAAGCAAATGGACGAG CTGGAATGGTCTTGGAAACATGGCTTCCACAGAGGCAATGCGTCTTTTTGTGAAAATATTGGAG GAAGAAGATCCAGGATGGTATTCACGGGCCTCAAATTTTGTTTCAGAACCTGCAGTTCAGGTGGAAAAGAAT AATGATACAATAGCTGAGCCGGTTACCGAAAATGGAATTGTTCTTCTTGAGACAAAAACTATTCCTGCTGAAAATGGGAACCTGTCAGAACCTCAGGATAAAGATGTTGTATCAGAAGGCTTTGGTACAGTTGGTGTGTATGACCAATGGGTTGCACCTCCTATATCTGGTCCACGGCCAAAAGCTCGATACGAG CATGGAGCAGCCGTTATTGATGATAAGATGTATATATTTGGAGGGAATCACAATGGACGTTACCTTAGCGATCTCCAG GCTTTGGACTTGAGAAGTTGGACATGGTCTAAAGTAGAGGTTAAAACAGCTGGCGAAGCTTCTCAAGTGCAAGTAGCTCCCTTTGCTGGCCACTCCCTG ATACCATGGGAAGGAAATAAGCTCATTTCTGTTGGTGGACATacaaaagatcctgctgaaacTATGCAAG TGAAGGTGTTTGATCTGCCAGCGCGTACTTGGTCAACCTTGAAGACTTATGGAAAGCCGCCG TTATCTCGTGGAGGTCATTCAGTTACCCTTGCTGGGACAAGCTTAGTCATATTTGGTGGACAAGATGCAAATCGATCTCTCTTGAACGATCTTCACATTCTAGACTTAGAAACCATGACCTGGGATGAAATGGGCACATT GGGAGTGCCTCCTTCTCCAAGGTCTGATCATGCTGCTGCAGTACATGCTGAGCGCTACCTTCTTATTTTTGGCGGAGGCTCACATGCTACTTGCTTCAATGATCTTCATGTCCTTGATTTACAAACT ATGGAATGGTCAAGGCCTACCCAACAGGGTGAAATACCAAGTCCACGTGCTGGCCATGCTGGTGTGACAGTTGGAGAGAATTGGTTTATTACTGGTGGAGGCAACAATAAGAGTG GGGTCTCCGAAACTGTTGTCCTCAACATGTCTACACTGGGTTGGTCCATTGTAACAACTGTTCAAGGGCGTGTTCCCCTTGCTAGTGAG GGCTTGAGCTTGGTGTTATGTTCATATAACAGTGAAGATATCCTAGTTTCTTTTGGGGGATATAATGGGCGGTATAGTAATGAG GTCAATGTGCTGAAACCGAGCCACAAATCAACTTTGCAATCTAAGATGATGGAGACTCCTGTACCTGATAGTGTTTCAGCAGTACAAAATGCTACTCATGCCACAAGGGATTTGGAGTCAGAGACTGTAACAGGGCAAGAAGGAAATATTAGGGAAATTTCGGTGGACAACATTGAATCCGAGCCAATG GTGAGCAAAGTTGAAGAAACTAGTGAACGGCTTTTAGCTGCCCTCAAAGCTGAGAAGGAAGAATTAGAGTCATCTCTCAGCAAAGAGAAGTTGCAGACGCTTCAGCTGAAGCAAGACTTGACTGATGCTGAGGCTCGCAACACAGACCTTTATAAG GAGCTTCAATCTGTACGTGGTCAACTTGCTGCTGACCAATCAAGATGTTTTAAACTAGAG GTTGATGTTGCGGAGCTAAAACAAAAGCTACAGTCTCTGGAAAGCTTAAAGAAAGAACTTGAGCTACTCCAGCGACAAAAAGCAGCTTCAGAGCAAGCCTTGAATGAGAAGCGAAGGCAGAGCTCTGGTGGGGTATGGGGATGGATTGCTGGAACTCCTCCTGATCAACAAGATGATGCTTGA